The proteins below come from a single Parageobacillus thermoglucosidasius genomic window:
- the ssuE gene encoding NADPH-dependent FMN reductase, translating to MGKAVIINGNPSQVSRLNGMIQYVEQRLLQAGIEIEHIRVAELPAEDLIKAKFDSEAILHANKKVEEAEAIVIASPVYKAAYTGVLKTYLDLLPQKGLAGKIILPLFIGGTIAHLLSIDYALKPVLSALGSRHILGGVYAVDTWITRNEQEGYHLSEDLIHRLDEAVTEFAEGIKRRTELLLERVE from the coding sequence ATGGGGAAAGCAGTCATTATCAATGGAAATCCTTCTCAAGTGTCAAGGCTCAACGGAATGATTCAATACGTAGAACAACGGTTGTTGCAGGCGGGCATTGAAATTGAGCACATCCGAGTCGCAGAATTGCCTGCAGAGGATTTAATCAAAGCAAAATTCGATAGTGAAGCCATTCTGCATGCTAACAAAAAGGTGGAGGAAGCGGAGGCGATCGTCATCGCAAGTCCGGTGTATAAAGCGGCGTATACGGGGGTATTGAAGACTTATCTTGATTTGCTTCCACAAAAAGGATTAGCAGGAAAAATCATTCTTCCGCTGTTTATCGGAGGCACGATTGCCCATCTTTTGTCCATCGACTATGCTTTGAAACCGGTATTATCCGCATTAGGCAGCAGGCACATTCTTGGCGGGGTGTATGCGGTCGACACTTGGATAACCCGAAATGAACAAGAAGGTTACCATCTGTCAGAAGATTTGATCCACAGATTAGATGAAGCAGTCACGGAATTTGCTGAAGGAATCAAGCGAAGAACAGAGTTATTGCTGGAACGAGTCGAGTAA
- a CDS encoding acyl-CoA dehydrogenase family protein, whose protein sequence is MGVTVDSSSVRPNYEALREEIRAIVEKVIKPNADIIDRDGIFPNQNLQVLAETGWNSVLIPKRWDGRGLDHVAFAIAAEEIARGCPSTSLVYVMHVGAAQTIALYGNDDQKERWLKPIRQGLIGTYSTSEKATGGHWWFNLSEASRDGEYYILNAEKSFTTSSGQADFYVVQTRSPGAQEPTDVSFFIVDGKLPGIKPGVWEALGVRGNHSGPITYEGVRIHQRDKLGKEGQGREILESGVSPIYLIGLGSTWLGVAEAALEAATSYVKETIHRDFNKRLADYQVIRQQLAEVKVLIDSLKPWQYSLAKQLDELQAQGKPQVELLLPLVEFKIHASEVANKAAKAALDVTGGYGYKRGIFERLFRDARAGIAMGPSNNIAREWIGKALVGLPLELWYEGGD, encoded by the coding sequence ATGGGTGTAACAGTGGATAGCTCGAGTGTGCGGCCGAATTATGAAGCACTGCGAGAAGAAATCCGCGCCATTGTGGAGAAAGTCATTAAACCGAATGCCGACATTATCGACCGGGACGGCATTTTCCCTAATCAAAATCTCCAAGTACTTGCCGAAACAGGATGGAATAGTGTATTGATTCCTAAACGGTGGGACGGGCGTGGTCTGGATCATGTCGCTTTTGCGATAGCTGCGGAAGAGATAGCCAGAGGCTGCCCTTCCACATCACTCGTTTACGTCATGCATGTTGGCGCTGCTCAAACGATCGCACTGTACGGAAACGACGATCAAAAGGAGCGCTGGCTGAAGCCGATCCGCCAAGGGCTCATCGGCACCTATTCCACAAGCGAAAAAGCGACAGGAGGCCATTGGTGGTTCAATTTAAGTGAAGCCTCCCGCGATGGAGAATATTACATTCTCAATGCGGAAAAATCGTTTACCACCAGCTCGGGTCAAGCAGATTTTTATGTCGTTCAGACTCGTTCGCCGGGGGCACAGGAGCCAACGGATGTCAGTTTTTTCATCGTGGATGGGAAATTGCCGGGAATTAAGCCGGGAGTATGGGAAGCTTTGGGAGTCCGGGGAAATCACAGCGGCCCGATTACCTACGAAGGTGTCCGTATTCACCAAAGGGACAAACTTGGAAAAGAAGGTCAAGGAAGAGAAATATTAGAGAGCGGTGTTTCCCCCATCTATTTGATCGGGCTTGGCTCTACTTGGCTTGGCGTTGCGGAAGCGGCTTTGGAAGCGGCAACCTCGTACGTAAAAGAAACGATTCACCGCGATTTCAACAAACGTCTTGCGGATTACCAAGTGATCCGTCAACAATTGGCCGAGGTGAAGGTTTTGATTGATAGCCTGAAGCCGTGGCAATATTCATTGGCTAAACAGTTGGACGAGCTGCAAGCACAGGGCAAGCCGCAAGTGGAACTGCTTTTGCCGCTTGTCGAATTCAAAATTCATGCATCGGAAGTCGCCAATAAAGCGGCGAAGGCCGCATTGGATGTTACAGGCGGTTACGGATATAAGCGCGGGATATTTGAGCGGTTGTTTAGAGATGCACGCGCCGGTATTGCGATGGGGCCTTCCAACAATATTGCTCGTGAATGGATAGGGAAAGCGCTTGTTGGTTTGCCTCTTGAACTTTGGTATGAAGGGGGAGATTAA
- a CDS encoding ATP-grasp domain-containing protein, which translates to MSKIYIIHENSEWTVHLTQRLDELGLPYEEWFLDKGTVDLSAMPPAGVFYSRMSASSHTRSHRFAPELTEAVLAWLERHGRRVFNGSRALRLEISKVNQYMALNAHGIRTPKTIAAVGKEQIVEAAKQLGAPSFITKHNRAGKGLGVQLFHSIEALQQYLESPAFEDSVDGITLVQEYIQAPEPFITRCEFVGGKFMYAVRVDTSEGFELCPADACQIGDLFCPVGETAARPKFEIIDGFSDPILEKYEQFLRANDIHIAGIEFIRDQNGTIFTYDVNTNTNYNSEAEARAGKFGMLEVAKFLGEELKRLQAVFV; encoded by the coding sequence ATGAGCAAAATTTACATTATTCACGAAAATAGCGAATGGACCGTGCATTTAACGCAGCGGTTGGATGAACTGGGTCTGCCTTATGAAGAATGGTTTTTAGACAAGGGGACGGTCGATTTATCAGCGATGCCGCCGGCAGGGGTGTTTTACAGCCGAATGAGCGCCTCTTCCCATACCCGGTCCCATCGTTTTGCCCCGGAACTCACAGAAGCAGTGCTCGCCTGGCTTGAGCGCCATGGGCGCCGGGTGTTCAACGGAAGCCGGGCGCTCCGCTTAGAAATTAGCAAAGTAAATCAATATATGGCGTTAAATGCGCATGGAATCCGCACACCAAAAACAATCGCCGCCGTCGGCAAGGAACAAATTGTGGAAGCGGCAAAACAGCTTGGCGCGCCGTCGTTTATTACGAAACATAACCGCGCTGGCAAAGGGCTTGGCGTGCAGTTGTTCCATTCGATTGAGGCGCTTCAGCAATATCTCGAAAGCCCTGCCTTCGAGGATTCGGTAGACGGCATCACACTTGTGCAAGAATATATTCAAGCGCCAGAGCCATTCATCACCCGCTGTGAATTTGTCGGCGGCAAGTTTATGTATGCCGTGCGCGTCGACACATCGGAAGGGTTTGAGCTTTGTCCGGCTGATGCTTGCCAAATCGGCGATTTGTTCTGTCCGGTCGGCGAAACGGCAGCGCGTCCGAAATTTGAAATTATCGACGGTTTTTCCGACCCGATACTCGAAAAATATGAGCAATTTTTGCGCGCCAATGATATTCATATCGCCGGCATCGAGTTTATCCGCGATCAAAACGGCACGATTTTTACGTACGATGTCAACACCAATACGAATTACAACTCGGAGGCGGAAGCGCGTGCCGGCAAATTTGGCATGTTAGAAGTAGCCAAGTTTTTAGGTGAGGAATTAAAGCGGCTTCAAGCCGTTTTTGTATAA
- a CDS encoding LLM class flavin-dependent oxidoreductase, translating into MRYGFWLPIFGGWLRNVEEENMPATFEYAKTVAQKAEQWGYSTTLVAELYLNDIKGPEHDSLEAWSTAAALAAVTEKLEILAAVRPGFHNPAVIAKMAANIDHISNGRFTLNIVSAWWEEEARQYGGIFTEHDERYDRTEEFVQVLKGMWTNDIFHFQGKFYEIKGAHLAPKPVQKPHPVLYAGGESERGKQAIVEHCDAYVMHGGTVEEIARKIADMKQRREQARKEPFRSFGMAAFVICRDSEEEAQAELQRITNVKLSSGYAGYQDFISKSQLELQLQLQDYSVSNRGLRPNFVGTPEQIADRILAYEEAGVDFLLLQFSPQLEEMERFAKRVMPLVEQRKLAAKAGEIR; encoded by the coding sequence ATGAGGTATGGATTTTGGCTGCCGATTTTCGGAGGCTGGCTGCGCAATGTTGAGGAGGAAAACATGCCGGCGACATTTGAATATGCAAAAACGGTGGCACAAAAAGCGGAGCAGTGGGGATATAGCACCACATTAGTCGCAGAGCTGTATTTAAATGATATAAAAGGGCCGGAGCATGATTCGTTAGAAGCGTGGTCAACGGCGGCGGCGCTAGCGGCGGTGACAGAAAAATTAGAAATTTTGGCCGCAGTCCGTCCTGGTTTCCATAATCCGGCTGTTATAGCAAAAATGGCGGCCAATATTGACCACATTAGCAACGGCCGTTTTACACTGAATATCGTGTCGGCATGGTGGGAAGAAGAAGCGCGCCAATATGGCGGCATTTTTACCGAACATGATGAACGCTATGACCGCACTGAAGAATTCGTTCAAGTGTTAAAAGGCATGTGGACGAACGATATATTTCATTTCCAAGGAAAATTTTATGAAATCAAAGGAGCCCATTTAGCGCCGAAACCGGTGCAAAAGCCGCATCCGGTGTTATACGCCGGCGGCGAGAGCGAACGAGGAAAACAAGCGATTGTCGAGCATTGCGATGCCTATGTGATGCACGGTGGAACAGTCGAAGAAATCGCCCGCAAAATTGCCGACATGAAACAGCGCCGCGAACAAGCAAGAAAAGAGCCGTTTCGTTCGTTTGGCATGGCGGCGTTTGTCATTTGCCGCGACAGCGAGGAAGAGGCGCAGGCGGAACTGCAGCGTATTACCAACGTCAAATTATCGAGCGGCTACGCAGGATATCAGGATTTCATCAGCAAATCCCAACTTGAACTGCAATTACAATTGCAAGACTATTCTGTATCTAATCGCGGACTGCGGCCAAACTTTGTCGGCACGCCGGAGCAAATTGCCGACCGCATTTTGGCATATGAAGAGGCAGGCGTTGATTTCTTGTTATTACAGTTTTCTCCACAATTAGAAGAAATGGAACGATTTGCCAAACGAGTCATGCCGCTCGTCGAACAGCGCAAACTTGCGGCAAAAGCGGGGGAAATAAGATGA
- a CDS encoding ABC transporter ATP-binding protein: MGIKTVGSHLQVKGVRKQFGNVEVLKQLDLEIKPGEFIAIVGRSGCGKSTLLRLIAGLDVPTEGEILLDGERVRGIHPDTRILFQDARLLPWKNVIANVQVGARNEDKARAEEALRLVGLEHKAKEWPNVLSGGQRQRIALARALAGSPRLLLLDEPLSALDALTRIEMQELIERIWQEQQFSTILVTHDVSEAVALADRIVLIKNGAIEIDIPVHLPRPRERNSDFAYYEKLILDHLMERGAPASVLAFSP, encoded by the coding sequence TTGGGTATAAAGACTGTAGGTTCCCATTTGCAAGTAAAAGGTGTTAGAAAACAGTTTGGCAATGTCGAAGTGCTGAAGCAATTGGATTTAGAAATCAAACCAGGTGAATTTATTGCCATCGTCGGGCGCAGCGGATGTGGCAAAAGCACGCTGTTGCGTCTGATTGCTGGACTTGATGTTCCGACAGAAGGGGAAATTCTTTTAGACGGAGAGAGAGTCAGGGGGATTCATCCGGATACTAGAATCCTGTTCCAAGACGCCAGATTGCTTCCATGGAAAAACGTCATTGCCAACGTACAAGTTGGTGCGAGAAATGAAGATAAAGCCAGAGCGGAGGAAGCGCTGCGGCTAGTGGGACTGGAACATAAAGCGAAAGAATGGCCCAACGTGTTATCCGGAGGACAGCGTCAGCGCATTGCTCTGGCAAGAGCGCTCGCAGGCTCCCCGCGCCTCCTCTTGCTGGATGAACCGCTCAGCGCATTGGATGCGCTGACGCGTATCGAAATGCAGGAGCTGATCGAACGGATTTGGCAGGAACAGCAGTTTTCAACCATTCTGGTAACACATGATGTCAGCGAGGCAGTCGCATTAGCAGATCGCATCGTTCTCATCAAAAACGGTGCCATTGAAATCGATATACCGGTACATCTGCCTCGGCCAAGGGAAAGAAACAGTGACTTCGCATATTACGAAAAGCTGATTCTTGATCACCTCATGGAGCGGGGAGCTCCCGCATCCGTATTGGCATTCTCTCCCTAA
- the sfnG gene encoding dimethylsulfone monooxygenase SfnG, whose protein sequence is MSLKFAYWVPNVSGGLVISKIPQKTGWSFEDNVRYAQIAEEAGFEYALLQTRFVASYGAEKQLEAITLASALAAVTKRLKLISAVLPGLWHPGTVAKMISTIDQISHGRAAINIVSGWFKGEFHAYGEPWLDHDERYRRSEEFIRVLRSLWTEEETHFRGDFYRINGAPLKPKPYNVPEIFQGGNSRAARQMASRVSDWYFMNGNTIDGLKAQIDEVSSLAKANNRKVKFGVNAFVIVRDTEEEAKQVLRDIIAYADAEAVEGFRSQVRFAGKASPEREGMWAHSDFNDLVQYNDGFKTGLIGTAEQVADRIIELKKIGVDLILAGFLHYDEEIQLFGEKVIPLVREKEAALKVDAV, encoded by the coding sequence ATGTCTTTGAAGTTTGCTTATTGGGTACCTAATGTTAGTGGAGGCTTGGTCATTTCGAAGATTCCTCAAAAGACTGGCTGGTCTTTTGAAGACAATGTTAGGTATGCGCAAATTGCTGAAGAAGCCGGATTTGAATATGCGCTGCTGCAGACCAGATTTGTTGCAAGCTACGGTGCGGAAAAACAACTGGAAGCTATCACGTTGGCATCAGCTTTAGCGGCGGTAACTAAACGACTAAAATTGATTTCGGCTGTTCTTCCTGGCTTGTGGCATCCGGGAACGGTAGCCAAAATGATCTCCACCATTGACCAAATCAGCCATGGACGTGCTGCGATTAACATCGTGAGCGGATGGTTTAAAGGAGAATTTCACGCGTATGGCGAGCCTTGGCTGGATCATGACGAAAGATATCGGAGATCCGAAGAATTCATCCGTGTGTTGCGCAGCCTGTGGACAGAGGAAGAAACCCATTTTCGCGGCGATTTTTACCGAATTAACGGTGCTCCTCTAAAGCCGAAGCCATATAACGTTCCGGAGATTTTCCAAGGAGGCAATTCCCGTGCCGCACGGCAGATGGCTTCCAGAGTGTCCGACTGGTATTTCATGAACGGAAATACTATTGACGGTCTCAAAGCGCAAATCGATGAAGTGTCATCGCTGGCTAAAGCAAACAACCGCAAGGTGAAATTCGGTGTCAACGCGTTTGTGATCGTGCGGGATACGGAAGAGGAAGCGAAGCAGGTGCTTCGCGACATCATTGCATACGCGGATGCCGAAGCGGTGGAAGGCTTCCGAAGCCAGGTGCGTTTTGCCGGCAAAGCCTCCCCAGAAAGAGAAGGCATGTGGGCTCATTCGGATTTTAACGATTTAGTCCAATACAACGACGGTTTCAAAACCGGATTGATCGGCACGGCAGAACAGGTGGCGGATCGCATTATCGAACTCAAAAAAATCGGCGTTGATCTCATTCTGGCCGGATTCCTTCATTATGACGAAGAAATCCAATTATTCGGCGAAAAAGTGATTCCGTTGGTTCGTGAAAAGGAAGCAGCATTAAAGGTGGATGCCGTATAA
- a CDS encoding glycine betaine uptake BCCT transporter: MKKTTSVFYFSIAIAALFIFWGMIPANKLPDYNLGAVSTAVHSFLIDKFGWFYLLAATTFLVFCLFLIFSKYGNIRLGRDDEKPEYSNLTWFAMLFSAGMGIGLVFWGVAEPISHYYEPPAGEGGTPEAARTAMRYAFFHWGLHPWAIYGVVALALAYFQFRKKEPGVISRALRPIFGDKTNGAVGVVIDTLSVYATTFGVATSLGLGAIQIGGGLSHLFPSITNNFTTQLMIIIIVTFLFMLSAQTGLNKGIKILSDMNIILAVLLMFFLLFAGPTNFIMDVFTTTIGSYLQNLPSMSFQLAPFEQSDWPKSWTIFYWAWWIAWAPFVGTFIARISKGRTIREFMIGVLAVPTVFSALWFSIFGGSALYLEQFRHIEIMDVMNEKGMETALFFMLYQFPLGAILSGLAILLICTFFVTSADSATFVLSMQTTNGRLNPPNSVKFIWGIVQAAAAVILLWTGGLEALQTASIIAAFPFAIIMILIVISLIRSFQKEPIAKKRI; the protein is encoded by the coding sequence ATGAAAAAAACAACAAGCGTATTTTATTTCTCAATAGCGATTGCTGCTTTATTTATTTTTTGGGGGATGATTCCTGCCAACAAGCTGCCCGATTATAACTTGGGTGCTGTCAGTACAGCCGTGCATTCCTTTTTAATTGATAAATTCGGCTGGTTTTATTTATTGGCGGCGACAACATTTCTTGTCTTTTGTTTATTCTTAATTTTTTCCAAGTACGGCAATATTCGTCTTGGCAGAGACGATGAAAAGCCAGAATATAGCAACTTGACATGGTTTGCAATGTTATTTAGTGCCGGTATGGGAATCGGGTTAGTGTTTTGGGGGGTGGCTGAACCAATTTCCCATTATTACGAGCCACCTGCCGGAGAAGGAGGAACGCCGGAAGCGGCGCGCACGGCGATGCGGTACGCCTTTTTCCATTGGGGGCTGCATCCGTGGGCAATTTATGGCGTAGTTGCGCTGGCGCTTGCGTATTTCCAATTTCGCAAAAAAGAACCGGGTGTCATTAGCCGCGCATTGCGGCCAATATTTGGCGACAAAACAAATGGCGCTGTCGGTGTCGTGATTGATACGCTCTCTGTATACGCAACAACCTTTGGCGTTGCAACTTCGTTAGGGCTTGGAGCAATTCAAATTGGTGGAGGATTGTCACATTTATTTCCATCAATAACAAATAACTTTACAACTCAATTGATGATTATTATCATTGTTACATTTTTATTTATGCTTTCCGCGCAAACAGGATTGAATAAAGGAATTAAAATATTGAGCGATATGAACATCATTCTTGCCGTTCTGCTGATGTTTTTTTTGCTTTTTGCTGGCCCGACGAACTTTATTATGGACGTATTTACAACAACAATTGGTTCTTATTTGCAAAACTTGCCGTCCATGAGTTTTCAGTTGGCGCCGTTTGAACAAAGCGATTGGCCAAAATCGTGGACAATTTTTTATTGGGCATGGTGGATCGCATGGGCGCCGTTTGTTGGGACGTTTATCGCCCGCATTTCCAAAGGGCGCACAATTCGCGAATTTATGATCGGAGTGTTAGCTGTACCAACAGTATTCAGCGCCTTATGGTTTTCCATTTTCGGCGGTTCAGCGCTATATTTAGAACAATTTCGACATATTGAGATTATGGATGTTATGAATGAAAAAGGAATGGAAACAGCTCTGTTTTTCATGTTGTACCAGTTTCCGCTCGGTGCGATTTTATCTGGGCTGGCGATTTTACTCATTTGCACATTTTTCGTCACATCAGCCGATTCGGCTACGTTCGTTCTCAGTATGCAAACAACAAATGGGAGGTTGAACCCACCGAATTCCGTAAAATTTATTTGGGGGATCGTTCAAGCGGCAGCCGCTGTCATCTTGCTCTGGACAGGCGGTTTAGAAGCGCTGCAAACCGCATCGATCATCGCGGCGTTTCCTTTTGCGATCATTATGATTTTGATCGTCATCTCGTTGATTCGTTCGTTTCAAAAAGAGCCTATTGCCAAAAAACGAATATAA
- a CDS encoding ABC transporter permease, whose product MRQWNKNFVITGMGLIVPIFIVILWQISSVNGWIAANIMPSPLKIVSTIVDLFRGGELQEHVGITLYRVSMGFLLGTALALLLGVLNGYFRTIRYLLDPLIQALRNIPSLAWVPLFILWMGIGEASKISLIALGVFFPVYLNLVSGIQGVDRRLLEVGWVHGYQGWRLIRHFFLPAALPSFIVGLRSGFGLGWMFVVAAEIMGASKGLGFLLTDGQTTGRPAIIIASILLFALFGKLTDYLLELVGRRILRWQDSYESLERKKAL is encoded by the coding sequence TTGCGTCAATGGAACAAAAATTTCGTGATCACAGGAATGGGGCTCATTGTTCCAATATTCATTGTAATCTTGTGGCAGATCTCTTCGGTTAACGGTTGGATCGCCGCAAATATCATGCCTTCCCCTTTGAAAATCGTTTCCACCATTGTGGATTTGTTTCGTGGGGGCGAACTTCAAGAACATGTCGGGATTACATTATATCGGGTAAGCATGGGATTTCTGCTCGGTACAGCTCTTGCTTTATTGCTTGGCGTATTGAACGGATATTTTCGTACAATTCGCTATTTGTTGGATCCTCTTATCCAGGCGCTGCGCAATATTCCTTCCTTGGCATGGGTGCCGTTGTTTATTTTATGGATGGGAATCGGTGAGGCTTCCAAAATATCATTAATTGCTTTGGGGGTCTTTTTCCCGGTTTATCTCAATTTGGTATCTGGCATTCAAGGAGTGGACCGCCGCTTACTGGAAGTGGGATGGGTGCATGGTTACCAAGGCTGGAGATTGATTCGCCATTTTTTTCTTCCGGCGGCTCTTCCTTCCTTCATCGTCGGACTACGAAGCGGTTTTGGATTAGGATGGATGTTTGTCGTCGCTGCAGAGATTATGGGAGCAAGCAAAGGATTGGGTTTTCTTCTGACTGATGGTCAGACGACAGGGCGTCCGGCGATCATCATTGCCAGCATTTTGTTGTTTGCATTGTTTGGCAAATTGACTGATTATCTCCTAGAACTGGTGGGGCGTCGGATTCTCCGTTGGCAAGATAGCTACGAATCGCTGGAAAGGAAAAAAGCATTATGA